The genomic window CTTTTGGAACCCCTGGAGTAATGTAAGAGGCTTTTGGGAGCATTTGCTTGGGGCCTACATAAATAGATCATAAAGCATAATTGCTTTACATCTGAAGAAAATAACCAAGGGCAGGatttgataaaaatattacCTCCTCAAAATATTGGCTCACTGGAACCTCCCAGATGGAGGTTTAcggtaacagttttatgaaaccCTACAATGCAATTTGATAGCATTCTTTTGGGCAAAACTAAGTGGTTACATCAAAGAAGTGTCACTGAATGAGCAAAcatgaactttgacctttcaTCAGAAACAAGAGACGTTAGTAAATTTGTGTGCTGGTAATGTATAAGAAGTCATGTGTAAGTTTGCTacgtacatatacatgtacaccaaggtGACAGACAGCCAGAACCAATTACACAGGATCTTTGTGGAAAGGCCTCCTTAACAAAACATGTACAGCGCATTACAATGTCCATAAGAGGGTGGTTTATGGGTTGTTCCATTCACAACAAAAGGAGGGCAACAGCTAAAGCTTCCAAGATGAATAAGTCAACAATTGCACGCCCTTGGGATTCCGTCTCAAAGAAACCTCCACAATAACACGGACCACGAAAGAGTTCCAAGAACAACTTCTGTCTCTTTGATATTTGCTGAACTTTTAGGGGAAGTTTGGCCTTGAAGTATAAAACAAGAATTGACTAAAATAAGTGtctggttttaaaataaaccattttttttaatttaatttaatttaattgaatgaCTCAATAGCAAGGCGGCTGGTTCCAGCGAGTAGTACGAGCCCTGATAAGTAATATGTCCTGATAGCATATTAATAACGGATGAATTGTGTTGGATTGTGAATGACTCTCTTTGACTATATAACCCTAATGTGGTGTACGACTAAAAGTATAAGTGTTCACAATTGCACAAGAAAGTCGTCCCAATCCACCGTATTGTATACAGACTCATAATGGATACATGCACAGTACGTATTATTCAGCTTAACAACCCAAATGTAAGCATTTAAGAAAAACCCCAGTTACATTTGTGGTTTCCTATTCTGTCTAAAGATGCATTCACTGACAATGAGCAAACTTACATGGCTTCTAAGGATTAGGAAGTGGTAAAGAAGTCTTGGTGGAAAAAATACTTCCTGACaaagttatttgttaaaagggtttgggtatttttCGTTTGACACAAGACACAGACATCCACAGATTTTCAATAAACTGActtggtttaaagataatgatggcagaaagtttcccttaaaatattacttttattGCATGAGCTGGTAACATGTTTAACGCTAAGCACAACTCTGTTCTCAGTGTTGTTATCATTGTTAACAGCATTTAGTCAAGCTCCCTTGCGAGCAGTAATAGAGCTACAATGTgcgtaaaaaaaacccaaaacatagAGGAAGCATATATTAAAGTGTTTCTGGTAACATGTTTAATGCTAAGCACAACTCTGTTCTCAGTGTTGTTATCATTGTAAACAGCATTTAGTCAAGCTCCTTTGCCCGCAGTTAAAGAGCTACTAAAAAAAACAGAGAGGAAGCATatattaaagtgtttttttgagCTGAGAAGTTGAAGTCACATCGGCCAATGAATTAAATATTTTCTTGATGCAAGCAAACATCATTGTGACCCAAGGTGGGATTTAAACCAAACACCATCTTTGGAGTATCCAGTATCCAAACAAACCGAAGGGCAAacctcacttaaaggcagtggacactattggttaactACTCaacatttattagcataaaaccttacttggggagaggttggtagtataaaacattgtgagaaacggctccctctgaagtgaattagttttcgagaaagaagtaattttccatgaatttagaatttgaggtcccgaaatccagcatctgaatgaaagcacacaactttgtgagacCACGgtgcaccaagggtgtttttttactttcattgttgtctcacaacttcaatgaccgattgacctcaaattttcacaggtttgttattttatgcataatgtcgagatacaccaactgtaaagactagtctttgacaattaccaatagtgtccagtgtctttattagTTCTTAAATTTGCAGCGGGGATGAGcattatacatgtaaatatatacatgtattggttttacccataaacacttAGCACTGTGCCTTCCtgatttctgtgaaaaaaagacactgctctagagttacccaagtaacatgcccgtgattttatttttgttcaaggaactcaggaaagtactgaataaatagtgctaacacacatcggtgcaggGGTAAAACCACAATTAACAAACCTAACTCAATAATTGACATTCTATAACACTTTAGCTCTTTCCTAGAACGCATGTAAGTACTACAATTATAGCCTGTGTTACCGTCTTTTCTCTCCTTTTTGTGtccttttcttctctttttcctTCCTTTCCAGAGCCTTAAGTCGATCTTTCTCTCTTAGTTGCTTCTCTACCTCTCTGCGTTTTTCATAATCAGCTTTCATCTTGTCCCGCTGGTCCTTCACGGCTTTATCAACGCTTTCTTTGTTTGTGTTTCGTGACATTAACACTGATTGAAGACACAGTCAAGAAATAACTCTCATTGGAGATGGATGTTTTAAATAATGGTTGTACAGCGTCTGACTGGCACCTCCGAacaaagaaattgacaaaatagggagagcGCAAATTAAGCTAGAGTGCTGTCGTGTtattccggaggtcgttggtttaaaTCCTGCTCTGAGTTCAAAACCCCAAATCAGATAGATATTTATTACTTTCCTGCTAAAAGCATCAGATTGGCAACTCTAAAAATTAATGGCCATAAACCCTTTGGTTAGAAACCTACACTACAGcagcatttcataaaaaaagtaTTGTGGTTATCATGTGAAAAGACAAGTTTTTAtgcacccaaaatttgaatctgagacgtACACTTCTCGGATTGTGTGTTCCTATTTAAATTCCTATTCCTATTGCAGCACATATTTCCCTCTGAATCGGGTTGTGTGTTCCTGGTAggggttattcttcctgcatggacatataCGATCCAGATTTTCGCTGATATCTCAAAAAtacgaccaccttttgaaatcaaattatcaaaggatttaaacaatcaaacggttccaaatacaaaagtatactttgcctttaaaggaaaacgttgccttgaatcggacaagttggtctataaaaaagcgtttgaaaccgtttgttatgaagagtatatgattggaaagatgttttaaaagtagaatataatgatccacacaagtatcactcaaaattgcacggttgtcattatacgtcgcgaattaacacggtcagccattcatgggagtcaactttttgactcccataaatggccgaccgtattagtcgacgaggtaaaacgaaatccgtgcaattttgagtgatacttatTGCAGCAAACATTTCCCTTTGAGTCAGTGATTCTTAACTTAAAACAGACCAAAGTGACAACAAAAGCAATTAATTGCAAAAGGATACAGTCTTCTGATCTTGAAGGGCCGTCATGTTCAGCGTCAATGTCATCAGTAAGATTAAGGTTAAGGATTCAAACATCTGGACCTCTAATTTGGAATTTAAACTTAACTTGTTACTCAAGACTCAgcaacaaaattttaaatatttttgaaaaaaatagactgcGCAAGTCTTGTGTAGTGTATGgcaatgtgacctgtgacatcacatgtttacaaaagagccacagagcctggacttcctgcaggcaccatttgtacacagccttaagcccagttcatacttcctgcgaatgcttcgtgcgatgcgaatttcattgcgtcacaaagggaaatggagcgcgtaccgattgttgcatcaccaaaattcgcttcgcattcgcattcgcaggaagtatgaaccgggcttaatggaagaaatcataaaatcttatattttaatgagattgcactgtctaattctcatcaacttttgatatgatgaaagggggcacatctcaaaactagtccagatttttctttcataattcttggatttatgtggaaattacgacacaaaatgtcaagtttcccatatgacctgtgCAACATtatgcctgccagaatactcaaagaatgtacaaggtcacacttattgtaaccaaagttcacatggtctatattcGAACATTAAAAGTATCAAAGTTTTTGCCCTTCACGTGTTAGAGCCGTGTCTGTTGGGCCAAAGTGCTACAAACTTTTGAGTATGTACAATACTTGCACGGTCTATAGCTACTGTTCAAAGAGTTGTGTACTTCAGggtttcattaaaaaacaaggacaaaaacattgtttgttgttttttaacattGCATATTTTTCATTAACTTTTACagaaaaaatgaacaaacaaacaaaagcacaAGTAGAATTTGAGATCCTGCATGACAtacatggtggaagtataacttaAAGAGACTTGCGGTAAcacatgtgaatatctcttttgagtatagctctcctgaagatgatcagagcatacttatcgaaacgtcgagtcactaaccaccggttcttttaaGAATCAACACTACCCagaagagatattcacatggtgttacagcattATCTTAGTAATAAAGACCatgaaaaaacattaaaggcagtggacactattggtaaaatgtcaaagactagctttcacagttggtgtatctcaacatatgcataaaataacaaaccagtgaaaatttgagctcaatcggtcgtcgaacttgcaagataataatgaaagaaaaaacacccctgtcacacgaagttgtgtgcgtttagatggttgatttcgagacctcaagttctaaatctgaggtcttgacatccaattcatggaaaattattctttctcgaaaactatggcacttcagagggagccgtttctcacaatgttttatatcatcaacctctccccattactcgttaccaagaaaggttttatgctaacaattattttgagtaattcccaatagtgtccactgcctttaagaaaaccaAAATACTTTGAAAGCCAAGCAGGGATAAATCTACAATGGAATGTCTAAAAGGATATCTGCTGTCTTCACCGTCTGAAATCTCAGCATAACGGGCAAGCAACCGTTGCTTGTCTTTACTATTCTTGGAGtttgttgtttctttcttgCTTTGTGTCGTTGCGTGTCGCTCCATGATGGAGGAAAGAGTTGCATCTGTTGAAGGCTCATCTGATGATTCATACAAGAGggaaatattattacaaataGGACTCATAACTTTACAATAAAGAAatgcttacatacatgtacatgtactacaagttatcacacaagcgcgggagtgaaatacagaaaatatagcgcttttgagtcccatatccaacaaggccaaatgccgagttggatatgggaggTAGACGCACTATACTTGTTTGTATTCCACGAGCGCgagtgtgataacgtatttatcttcaagtaaacTTGGCGCGCAGTTAGAACACACAAGATGCAGGGTGTGATATGGGCCGTGCAATATGGGTTTATATCACACCCTTGTCGctatggatcgaccaatcagaatcaaggattcaagcctacttgaagataaatgtaCTTATCAGAGGTCTGCTGGACAAATACTTATTAACCACTTCACGTAGgaatcaacaaattttcaaactGCCTCTGCACTTGCAAGCCCCCAGTgttatttataatttttcaGAACATTCATGgcaattatttatagtttttttgggggaaagAATGGAATGTCTGACTGAAAAAAGGCTCTTGACATTGGCAGTAAGCCACAACtgataatggacccttcccatgaaatatgttaattaccttcacgcatgcgtacagaccctgttggttggcaaacgccatagagttgtgcactaagcagacgcgcaatcgcgtctgcgccacgcagccattagtcgtgtacaaaaccatatttcatgggaagggtctattggccATGGTGTGCTAGACTTCAGACTTGCCTACAATATgccaaatacaaaacaaacaaagtggcACCCTATCGATCTCTGTCATCATCATTTGTACAAGGACAAACAATTTTAAGCATGAATTCCAGTACCCTCTGCCAATATAAAAtttggatactggtctttgtcaatgtTGAAaaaattaccaatgttgtccaCTTGCTTTTTCTTTAGTAGTGCCATAAATAGTGCAATTTCAATAATTCTCTTTGATACAGACCTTTCTTGATTTCTTCATATGCTAGTTGGCTTTTGTTACTGGAAGTCTGCCATTGCTTTAAAATTTCTTGACAAGTTTCTTCCACTGACTCCTCCTGTAAtaaagtaaatttaaaaaaacattgtacatACTTAGCTACTTCATCCATGGCCATTTTGAGTGGTCTTATCAGTTGCTGACCACAGTCAAGAAAGTTCATCACAATTACTATTCAGGCAGGTTGTTGGTCTATTTTCTGCTACTTCCCAATTCCGTTTATAACTGCCAAACATCATGACAAGTTGTCTTACAAGtattatttatacatgtacatcattattttatttacttcttgttgttttttactGCAATTTGCTTACTATCATCATAACTAGCCTTGATCGACCATTTATTGTAGCAGCATCCCGTAATCAGTATCTTTATCATGTTTATAGATCACTTCagtataagcttgggcgatatcacgatattatcggatatcgcgatactaatttggaatgacttcgatatcggatcgatttggttttaatcgaaatatcgatatatcgcgatatatcgcgatatcgattaagtatcgcaatatcgcgatgtatttcctagctgagacatcttgcaccccataggtttggagtaaaagcagaagaataggtcattagaacacctctctcatgctatgactgtctcttctacaactttcactgggagtttgaagactgatgatgtcaaatttaattaatcgcgattatatcgaatatcgcaatatattgtcggcgatatatcgtgaataaaataaatcgatatcgcccaagcttacttcaGTGCTCACTATTTAAGTCCACTTTCAAGTTGCTTATAAAGTTAACCAGCAAGGAGAAAGACAAAAAAGGCAAGTTAGGTGTGTATCAAATTGATTTAACTGAGAAGCAAACTAAGCTCATCATGAGACCCCAAACCACAGCAGTGGAAAAGTGAGCAAGCAATAACAAGCttgttggtatgacactgctctagaattgctaaggtcgttggtttgaatcccacgcAAGTTatgtgcctgtgattttttttcacagagaaCTCGAGGGGGTCGTGGGTCATGGGGGGtcgagaggtttttttttagaacaacccCATGAATAGtgctttggaaaagtttccgtatggcgccaccactttttcactcatttttacaaaaagggatatatcaatcaggtaaattagaattagatactatattattttatttcgaatgaaaaagtggtggcgccacacggaaacttttccagtgcttttatttaaattttaaagtgaGCCCTCCTTAGTCCTTGCTTGAAGTTGAATTGATGATTCATTCATGGTAGGCCTTTTAGGTGGTTTTTCAAAGCATTGAATAACCAATCAGAAGTGTGCTTAGCTGAAAGAGCAACTCTTCCCATTTCAGAAACACTTGGAATTTTTTAAATCGGTCATGTGGTTGCCGAGATATGCATGATTTTATACCGACAAAACATGCAATTTTTCATcccgaggtcaaaggtcaatcttaagtgtttctttgttttgctgacGGTACGGTAAATTTTAAGACAGTTCAGTTTGAATTGCCCATAACTCAGAAACTAAGCAATGTATGAACATCAAACTTGGTACAGAGGTTGGTGATAGTTAGTACTTTAatattgtgcataatatttggATGAACTACCTATAATTATGAAAATATGAACAATAAATCATAAAAAACTGCATATTTTCAGATTTTTGCTTGAATAAGCATTGTACTAAGCAATTTATTCCGCTTTTTGTGTCCTAGAAGTCTTTACACAAGGCAGTGTGAACATTCcactttaaaaattacaaagtaattaataattatgagttattattataataattaatattaatgGTAATTAATTATgtctttttacaaaatttgcTTTAACTGTTATTGATAATTCGTGACTAAACATCATTATGCAGAAACCATGTATACTAGTAagaataataatgatatttatATCGAGCATTTTCAATACTAAATATTATCAAAGCGCCTTTACTACAATACAAATTATGAGCTAAAGCAATTGCATAAACAAccccaaaaatacaaactaagtTATAAAACAAAGTTTGCCCCACAGTGTAATAAACGCACGTCGTGCTTTCAAAAGTGCTACAACcccaaaaaactttttaaagaaaaagagaGGTGTGGAGCTATTGCTCAACCAAAGTTCCTACCAAAATGTACATGCAATTCTACAACAAGTTCTACTGCTACACCAATCTTTACTGCATTTTAAGTCTTGCATGCCTTGGAAGCTCCTTTCTTGGCATAGTTCGTCGAAGTGTTACACCTATTTCTagagacaaacaaaaagaagaaatgaagaaaagaaaaaagttttatTTACCACTTTATGTCGAGCTAAAACTTTTACTTCAaccatcctacctccatgcttcaacTACACAAATTTCCAAACCCATCGTAAACTGTTAAAAGAAAATTTCTGACTTCGtaaacattgtttgttttgtatgtacGTGAATGATGTAAACAGACTGTCAAAAAATCACTCACTCACGTAAAGTAAACACATGGACATTGTGTCAAAATTAGTTAGGAATAATTCCGCCATGGTTTTAGGACATAAAGCACACAATAATCTCCTCTAATACTCACAAATTTAATTTGGTTATCCAAAGAAGATCAAATAAATTAACATGGCCATGCATAGGTAAGAACTTTCTGCAAATTTTAGCCGTACAAACTCCACAAACCCACCGAGCGAGAAAATCCCGATTCATGTTCATTGACTCGTATACTAAGTAGTacgtacgtacatgtacatgtacacacacacacgtgcATAATGCACACACAGCGAAAAGGCGGACCGTACCATTTTTTGGGAGGGTACAACGACTTCAGATATATAGTTCTGCCAGTAATTACTCCAGATATTGTAGATATTCTTGACTGAAATTTACCTCATTATGTAGTTATGTACTAACATTAATATACTACGACTTATTTATTTCAGTTTATGTACAATTCAATACTCTAAATACACCCGTAAGCCAAATATAAAACTGTATCTGCCCTGTGCTGAATGGACGCTCCGTGGGTCAGTGAGGGTTAGTGAGTCATTGTGATTTCGCGGGCTGAAGTGACAAATTTGCCAAGAAAGGGTCGTGGTAAAAGTGGGCTAGCATCACTGATTTTCGGAATACTGTCATCAAACTTTCCACAAGTATTATCAGATAATCAAGAAACATACTTACCGATGTGGCTATAGTGTCAGACGATGTTTTCAAGTAGAAAACGTGATGCAAAGTTTGCATTTCGTCTGAAGTCGTTGATCGCTTTCATTCCGGCTGTAGCCACATATTCGACGTGATTTTGGCATTCATGTACTGTAATCTCGGTAATCTTCGGAAGGCTTACAACCAATGAGAAGGATGCTAGAGCGAACGAAAAAGTGCGAATCGAACTCGGCAGAGTTGCCCAAAACGGGCCTTCGCTAAAAATGCCGTCCCACGTGTAGCGATCGCGGGGAGATCAGACTCTCCATTGACTCAACGTAGCACACAAACACGTTTGTACACGTTTGTATGGGAAGCGCTCTGTGGCAGAACGAAAGTGTCACGTGACTGAAAGGCCTATTCATGGCgagatttgatttaaaaaaaagaagagatttGTGTTTAAATGGAAATgccaacagcaaaaaaaaaaacccagaaccGTTGGTGTTGTGAGACATGATAACCTATGAGGtttggagacgatagcggaacgaacctctaGTCACACTCATAAATAAtgatagttctaggagtagaaaACAACAGACAGGCGACCGCACGCACGCAAGCAAATTCATGGATTGACTTTTGTCCGAATACTGGAACCAACTACTTTGTACTTACAGTTATTCCAGATAGAATACCCATGAGTGCCTCTGTTTTGTCATCATCTGTCGAGTCATCTTCGACTATTCCGTAAATATATGAACCAAATACTTCATCGTCAATGTTTATTGCTTTCAATCTTTTGGAGAGCCAATCTTCAAACTCGGCAGACGGACACATGgcggccgccatcttggaagTATTTTCAACTGGTATGCATCGCATAATGCGTGGATGCATGTATGTGTGTCGTACGGACGTGCGCACACCAGCCAGATTGTGACAAGTCTAGACTTTGACAGTCGTTTGATAGACGGCTGTTTTATGATTTTACATAATACcattatcaaaataaaacaacatttcatATTATGGGCATCATCCATGTATAAAAGACAATAATTCTTTAAAGTTCTAACGAAATGGGAAATATCACAGGGGTAAATATTTTGAACATCCTCCACTTCTTACGTTTTTGTTATCTTCTGTTTGGAGCAGTTGATTGAGAAACCAATTTCAAAGTGAAAAGTGAAAGTTATGTTATTACTGTAGAAGAGTAAATTAATCACCTGCACCCAAACAACCAACCTTTTTTAGAAAGAATGTAAAATAATCGTTGTTTTCAAGAATGTCTTCATCTTTACTTCCGACTTTGTACTTTAATCAAATGTTATCTGTAAGACTTCAAATGCAATTTCCTGCTTATCAGAACAAATATTGTCAatgttaaattttaaatatttgtttttgagtgATCAAAACCCGAACTATTTCAGTGACAAACAAGGAACATGCAATGAATGAACACAAGATTGTAAGCAGCATTTTAAAGATAACTTGATatatttattacagtatgcaatCAGGAAAAATTAAGGTCCCGACATTCAGAATGATCAACTAAATATGGATTATGATAGAGATGCACAGACAGCACTTGGCTTATTATACAATTCAGTCATTTATGAAAATACATTATCTCTATGAAGATgaatttacattttaaataattccttacattaatactttttttttttcttctttgggaAATtaaaggtttaaaaagtcaatcCCTTAAGGGGTTTAGTTACGTGGTCCTGAACTTAAATTATAGGCCAATAGTTGCtgaattttaaataatattgtttaggGTACCGGAAGTCATGAAAAGGTGGTAGAGTAAGAGTGATGGGCTCCTTTTTCAAAGATTACATTTTGCAGAATTAACAAGTTGGGACTGGAATTTATAGACCTTCATTTCAagatgattaaaggcactggacaccttttgttttgaaaaagaccagtattctcactcggtgtatcccaacatgcataaaataacaaatctgtaaagatatGGACTCAAtaggtcttcgaagttgcaagagatgaaATTTGACTCCATAACATCATTATGGCTgccaattttgaggcatgtttgtgtggatctttatattccacttttaaattatctatctaaccataatttatttcataactaACGATTCAAaggctttttaaagaccaacttgcCTAATCCAAGTcatgcgtatttcacaggttagcatggAATTTTTGCCGATGGGCATGCATACTCCATGTAACTGTAGGCATTCATGATTCTTAGCTTACCAAGCTAGCACAGATATTCAACGCTTGCACAcaaagcagagaatggtgaacGTAAGcccagaattcggtggtaagcagagccataaaattgggccgtGGATTCTAAACATCCCAGCGCATAAGGCCACGATACACAACTGACGCTACATTACAGTAGAATATTGTGCTATAGCACGGGGTGCAGCAATATAGATTTAAACATTGAAAGTTCTAGTGACTGTAAATCTTTTATCAAGAATAATTAGTGTTCTTCTGAATTTAGTTTTTGCACCAGGTCAAAAGCCAAAACACTGAAGTGTCAGTTGAGCTTGTTTTACaagcaattaaaggaacacgttgccttggattggttgagttggtctttgaaaaacgtttggaactgtttgttataaaatgcatggtttgaaatatgttgtaaaagtagaatacaatgatccacacaacattgcctcgaaattgcagggttttccttttacctcgtcgactaacacggtcggccatttatgggagtcaaatttttgcctcccataaatggccgaccgtcttagttcgcaaagtaatatgaaaaccacgcaatttcgaggcaaatatgtgtggatcgttgtattctacttttaaaacatctttccaaccatatgcatttataacaagcggtcataaaggctttttatagaccaactcgtctgatccaaggcaacctgttcctttaaaTAGTTTTCCTATCATAAGTTAATCAAAAACTTACGTTAAACGAGGAgagaaaaacactttaaaaagaaaatgtaaacaacagaaaacaaatatgaTATAATTCTAAATGACTAACACAGAtcaacaaatcacaagttaaatAAATGCTAATTCTAATTGTTTATACATGTGATCCCGATGgaaattcattgaaaagaaaaacatttttcacattttactgctttcaatttttaaaaagcattAATACAGTTTTACATTCGGGAGAATCTAATCTATTCAATTAATATAATTGACATTAAAGTTG from Asterias amurensis chromosome 17, ASM3211899v1 includes these protein-coding regions:
- the LOC139949731 gene encoding coiled-coil domain-containing protein 43-like, whose amino-acid sequence is MAAAMCPSAEFEDWLSKRLKAINIDDEVFGSYIYGIVEDDSTDDDKTEALMGILSGITEESVEETCQEILKQWQTSSNKSQLAYEEIKKDEPSTDATLSSIMERHATTQSKKETTNSKNSKDKQRLLARYAEISDGEDSSDDIDAEHDGPSRSEDLLMSRNTNKESVDKAVKDQRDKMKADYEKRREVEKQLREKDRLKALERKEKEKKRTQKGEKRR